The Mytilus galloprovincialis chromosome 7, xbMytGall1.hap1.1, whole genome shotgun sequence genome has a window encoding:
- the LOC143081702 gene encoding uncharacterized protein LOC143081702: MTMIAALILLTVTPLVMCGVQVMNEAGLKDVDIETRREVLGKIVDKLNSIALVQRSLIDGCEEKINNTVDECNTCRQDLCQPTPSVDKVVLYMLSTGANTAIAFAGTALEDAGKWFKNSGDWMGDQAGIFANKLSNLANTIADQLERSGQAELNKLSAGFKNLGQDFKNVGDKINKALGNPLGGFMNLGKGIANLDNYIGTALSGVNNLLDDFVNTMKSWGNSIKNIFTGRRRRMLLERRCVSSCPMCDKLDKDKYTVEQMTTMICGQTTVSSQNTAISDIAWLKTTFNDTIDNSIVTKVDYDTASVQFVNGAVVFSTSHYETADGDRKKYGQILNIGNNTETGIGIASEYFTKIFDARSTT; the protein is encoded by the exons ATGACAATGATTGCAGCATTGATTCTACTAACAGTCACACCACTTGTGATGTGTGGTGTCCAAGTCATGAATGAAGCCGGTTTAAAAG aTGTCGACATTGAGACAAGAAGAGAAGTCCTTGGTAAAATCGTTGACAAATTAAATTCAATAGCTTTGGTACAAAGGTCTCTTATTGACGGATGTGaagaaaaaattaacaatactGTAGACGAATGTAACACATGCCGGCAAGATCTATGCCAACC TACACCATCAGTAGATAAAGTAGTGTTATATATGTTGTCCACGGGTGCTAATACAGCAATAGCATTCGCAGGAACAGCTTTAGAGGACGCTGGTAAATGGTTCAAAAACTCCGGTGATTGGATGGGAGATCAAGCAGGGATATTTGCAAATAAACTCTCAAACCTGGCAAATACCATTGCTGATCAGTTAGAGAGGTCAGGGCAAGCAGAGTTGAACAAACTGAGCGCCGGATTTAAAAATCTAGGACAAGATTTTAAAAATGTTGGCGATAAAATAAATAAGGCCCTAGGAAATCCTTTAGGAGGATTTATGAATCTTGGAAAGGGTATCGCAAATCTGGACAATTACATCGGAACTGCCTTATCTGGAGTTAATAACCTTTTGGATGATTTTGTTAACACCATGAAATCCTGGGGAAATTCTATCAAAAACATATTTACGG GAAGACGAAGAAGAATGTTACTGGAAAGAAGATGCGTATCTAGCTGCCCAATGTGTGACAAACTCGACAAGGACAAATATACTGTTGAACAAATGACAACAATGA TTTGCGGGCAAACAACTGTGTCCAGCCAGAATACTGCTATATCTGATATCGCATGGCTTAAAACTACATTCAATGATACAATTGATAATTCTATCGTTACAAAG GTTGATTACGATACAGCATCAGTTCAGTTCGTTAATGGAGCAGTCGTATTTAGTACTTCACATTATGAAACAGCTGATGGAGACAGAAAGAAGTATGGACAGATCCTTAACATTGGTAACAACACCGAAACTGGAATTGGAATTGCCTccgaatattttacaaaaatatttgatgCACGTAGTACGACTTAG